The following proteins come from a genomic window of Schistocerca cancellata isolate TAMUIC-IGC-003103 chromosome 10, iqSchCanc2.1, whole genome shotgun sequence:
- the LOC126106252 gene encoding keratin, type I cytoskeletal 9-like gives MRTVLVCLLAVVALVAAETQQPTADSAAQSSTAKEKRGILGLGSYGGYGLGSYGGYGGGYGYGGGLGYGGGIGYGGGIGYGGGLGGLGGGLGGFGGGLGGGLGGGIGGGAVAVTTVNQAVPVPVPVPQPVTVTRAVPVPVPQPYPVSVPRPVPVPHPVPVPVSVPRPYPVAVPRPVPVKVPHPVPVSVPQPVPVTVPQPVPVPVPQPVPVSVPQPVAVPVATPVVAVGSGLGGGYGGGLGGGYGGGLGGGYGGGLSLGGGYGGGLYGGRYGGSIGYGGGYGYGGSYGGSYGGLSSGYGYGHGIH, from the coding sequence GTGTGCCTGCTGGCGGTGGTGGCGCTGGTGGCAGCGGAGACCCAACAACCTACCGCTGACAGTGCCGCCCAGTCGTCGACGGCCAAAGAGAAGCGCGGCATTCTGGGACTGGGCAGCTACGGGGGCTACGGCCTCGGCAGCTACGGAGGCTACGGCGGCGGATACGGCTATGGCGGCGGCCTAGGTTACGGAGGCGGTATCGGCTACGGAGGCGGTATCGGCTACGGAGGCGGTCTCGGTGGCCTGGGAGGCGGTCTCGGAGGCTTCGGAGGAGGCCTGGGAGGAGGTCTGGGAGGAGGCATCGGCGGCGGTGCCGTCGCGGTGACCACCGTGAACCAGGCGGTCCCCGTGCCCGTCCCCGTGCCCCAGCCGGTCACCGTCACGCGTGCCGTACCCGTGCCCGTGCCCCAGCCGTACCCCGTCTCGGTGCCCCGACCCGTCCCGGTGCCCCACCCCGTGCCCGTCCCGGTATCCGTGCCCCGACCCTACCCGGTAGCCGTCCCGCGTCCCGTACCCGTCAAGGTCCCCCACCCCGTGCCCGTCTCCGTGCCCCAGCCCGTGCCCGTGACTGTGCCCCAGCCCGTACCCGTGCCCGTTCCCCAGCCCGTCCCAGTCAGTGTGCCTCAGCCCGTGGCCGTCCCAGTCGCCACCCCGGTCGTCGCTGTAGGTAGCGGCCTGGGAGGAGGCTACGGCGGCGGCCTGGGAGGCGGCTACGGCGGCGGCCTGGGAGGCGGCTACGGCGGCGGCCTGTCCCTCGGCGGAGGATACGGAGGCGGTCTCTACGGCGGCAGGTACGGGGGCTCCATCGGATACGGCGGAGGCTACGGGTACGGCGGCAGCTACGGTGGCAGCTACGGTGGTCTCAGTTCTGGATACGGGTACGGCCACGGCATCCACTAG